A genome region from Glycine max cultivar Williams 82 chromosome 5, Glycine_max_v4.0, whole genome shotgun sequence includes the following:
- the LOC102662574 gene encoding uncharacterized protein produces the protein MSISDEGMVTLEARCSAIIEKTLLSKLGDPRSFTIPITIKNLSIGSAFLDLGASINLMTLSMMERIGNMEVKETRMTIQPTDHSIKIPHGVVENMLVDVGKFTLSTDFVIMDIEEDSNIPLILGKPFLNTINVVISVAKGKFTI, from the coding sequence ATGAGCATAAGTGATGAGGGCATGGTGACCTTAGAGGCTAGATGTAGTGCCATTATCGAAAAAACCTTGCTTTCCAAGTTGGGAGATCCCAGGAGTTTCACAATTCCTATCACTATCAAGAACTTGTCAATTGGGAGTGCATTCCTAGATTTGGGAGCTAGCATCAACTTAATGACCTTATCTATGATGGAAAGAATTGGTAACATGGAAGTGAAAGAGACTCGCATGACTATTCAACCGACGGATCATTCCATCAAAATCCCTCATGGAGTGGTGGAGAACATGTTGGTTGATGTAGGAAAATTCACACTATCGACTGACTTTGTCATTATGGATATAGAGGAAGACTCAAACATTCCGTTGATCTTAGGAAAACCATTCCTAAACACGATCAATGTTGTTATTAGTGTTGCAAAAGGAAAATTCACAATCTGA